The proteins below come from a single Bacillus spongiae genomic window:
- the spoIVB gene encoding SpoIVB peptidase, with translation MKWEALRKWLGGILLVSLCLIGMNNSFSNVLAIPKKIVIMEGDEISVSKPYNIDAVTASSTLQVADRKSTLAMKGMNTGNEEVMLELAGFPIKKVNVEVIKDFKVIPGGQSIGVKLNTVGVLVVGHHLVEKDGKKQSPGEEAGIEVGDLITEIEGEKVEKLEDVATAMKKAETRGAVEVILLRESEEVKTNLTPVKGEDGNFKLGLYIRDSAAGIGTMTFYDPVSKKYGALGHVISDMDTKKPIVVEDGQIVRSTVTSIEKGTNGEPGEKLARFSKDRKVIGDINRNSPFGIFGKLNQDINNGLLSKPMPIALSHQVKEGKAQILTVVEGDEVELYDIEIISTIPQKFPATKGMVIKITDPKLLEKTGGIVQGMSGSPIIQEGKVIGAVTHVFVNDPTSGYGVHIEWMLSEAGIDIYKKGNKAS, from the coding sequence TTGAAATGGGAAGCTCTAAGGAAATGGCTTGGTGGAATTCTCCTTGTTTCGCTATGCTTAATTGGAATGAATAATTCGTTTTCTAACGTATTAGCCATTCCAAAAAAAATAGTAATTATGGAAGGAGACGAAATTTCAGTCTCTAAACCCTATAATATAGACGCAGTTACTGCTTCTTCTACCCTTCAAGTTGCTGATCGGAAAAGTACATTAGCAATGAAAGGGATGAATACTGGAAATGAAGAAGTCATGTTGGAACTAGCAGGGTTTCCAATAAAGAAGGTCAATGTAGAAGTAATTAAAGATTTTAAAGTGATTCCTGGTGGGCAATCCATCGGAGTGAAATTGAATACAGTCGGTGTACTAGTAGTTGGACATCATTTAGTTGAGAAAGATGGTAAAAAACAATCTCCTGGAGAAGAAGCTGGGATTGAAGTGGGAGATTTAATTACTGAAATTGAAGGGGAGAAGGTTGAAAAGCTAGAAGATGTCGCTACTGCAATGAAAAAAGCAGAAACGAGAGGTGCAGTCGAAGTTATTCTTCTTCGGGAATCTGAAGAAGTAAAAACGAACTTAACACCAGTTAAAGGAGAAGACGGTAATTTTAAGTTAGGTTTGTACATTCGTGACTCAGCTGCTGGAATAGGAACAATGACTTTTTACGATCCGGTTTCAAAAAAATATGGTGCATTAGGACATGTTATATCAGATATGGATACGAAAAAGCCAATTGTGGTCGAAGATGGACAAATTGTGCGTTCAACGGTTACTTCTATTGAGAAAGGAACGAATGGAGAACCGGGAGAAAAATTAGCTCGATTTTCAAAGGACCGAAAAGTCATTGGGGACATCAATCGAAATAGTCCGTTTGGAATTTTTGGAAAATTGAATCAAGATATTAACAACGGCTTATTATCGAAACCAATGCCTATTGCTCTTTCCCATCAAGTCAAAGAAGGGAAAGCTCAAATTTTAACCGTAGTAGAAGGAGACGAAGTAGAATTGTACGACATAGAGATTATAAGTACAATCCCGCAAAAGTTTCCTGCTACGAAAGGAATGGTTATAAAGATAACGGACCCTAAGTTACTTGAGAAAACAGGTGGTATCGTTCAAGGAATGAGCGGAAGCCCTATTATTCAAGAAGGAAAAGTAATCGGTGCCGTGACGCATGTTTTTGTAAATGATCCTACATCAGGATATGGTGTTCATATTGAATGGATGCTTTCAGAAGCAGGTATCGATATATATAAGAAAGGGAACAAAGCGAGTTAA
- the spo0A gene encoding sporulation transcription factor Spo0A, whose amino-acid sequence MKKVKVAIVDDNRELVSLLEEYIAAQDDMETVGVAYNGQDCLELLAEVEPDVLLLDIIMPHLDGLAVLERLREREKGNIPNVIMLTAFGQEDVTKKAVDLGAAYFILKPFDMGNLVNHIRQMSGKSNPLVKKSSIPKSEPKARNLDASITSIIHEIGVPAHIKGYLYLREAISMVYNDIELLGSITKVLYPDIAKKYNTTASRVERAIRHAIEVAWSRGNIESISSLFGYTVSMSKAKPTNSEFIAMVADKLRLEHRAS is encoded by the coding sequence TTGAAAAAAGTGAAAGTTGCTATTGTGGATGATAATCGTGAGCTTGTTTCGTTGCTTGAAGAATATATTGCAGCACAGGATGATATGGAAACAGTTGGAGTCGCTTACAATGGTCAAGACTGTTTAGAGCTTCTTGCTGAAGTAGAGCCGGATGTACTGCTGTTAGACATTATAATGCCTCATTTAGACGGGCTAGCTGTGCTAGAACGCTTAAGAGAAAGAGAAAAAGGGAATATTCCTAATGTTATTATGCTTACAGCCTTTGGCCAAGAGGATGTTACGAAAAAAGCCGTGGACTTAGGTGCTGCTTACTTTATTTTAAAGCCATTTGATATGGGGAACTTAGTTAATCATATTCGTCAAATGAGTGGAAAATCAAATCCTTTAGTAAAAAAATCATCCATACCAAAAAGTGAGCCTAAAGCTAGAAACTTAGATGCAAGCATCACGAGTATTATTCACGAAATAGGTGTTCCAGCTCATATTAAAGGTTACTTATATTTACGAGAAGCCATCTCAATGGTTTACAATGATATTGAGCTGCTAGGTTCGATTACAAAAGTGTTATACCCAGATATCGCCAAGAAATACAATACGACTGCCTCACGAGTCGAGCGTGCTATTAGACACGCAATTGAAGTCGCTTGGAGTCGAGGGAATATTGAGTCTATTTCTTCGTTATTTGGTTATACTGTCAGTATGTCAAAAGCAAAGCCTACAAATTCCGAGTTCATCGCAATGGTTGCAGACAAGCTACGCCTAGAACATCGCGCTAGTTAA
- a CDS encoding right-handed parallel beta-helix repeat-containing protein, translating into MSASKRNSFFLIAIVFTTLFFLTILTVIGIIIFNEKTIVVPDEEDTISGAVGMADPGDIILVNAKEDGTPYEEEVMINKENIKLIGTGKEQPELDGTGFLNGITIEDTSRVLVKNFMIRDYSGEGIFLDNSTKNMIIENIVIGNGGDSSLNAGIRLMDADENIIKKNKINDNVEHGIRSFNSTSNMIKENTVNGNINQEGIHLILSNNDMITDNIINVNDFIGILIEDSSNIKIKRNTANNNGEFGIVLFESNDSLVYRNIANNNGDGIGDGNGITINESNRNAIIKNSTNLNSIVGIDLEDGSIDNDVFFNKAFSNGMFDIIDEDGNNHKGNECNTSNPPGLCN; encoded by the coding sequence ATGAGTGCATCAAAACGAAACAGCTTTTTTCTGATTGCCATTGTTTTCACCACGCTCTTCTTTTTAACTATCCTCACCGTAATAGGTATCATAATCTTTAACGAAAAAACAATCGTTGTGCCAGATGAAGAAGACACGATATCAGGTGCAGTTGGTATGGCTGATCCTGGTGATATTATCTTAGTTAATGCTAAAGAGGATGGGACTCCTTATGAGGAAGAGGTTATGATTAATAAAGAAAATATTAAATTAATTGGAACTGGGAAGGAGCAACCTGAATTAGATGGTACTGGGTTTTTAAATGGAATAACCATTGAAGACACATCACGTGTACTGGTGAAAAATTTTATGATACGAGATTATAGTGGTGAAGGTATTTTCTTAGATAATTCTACAAAAAACATGATTATAGAGAATATTGTAATCGGTAACGGTGGAGATAGTTCATTAAATGCTGGAATTAGACTAATGGATGCTGATGAAAATATTATTAAAAAAAATAAAATCAATGATAATGTTGAGCATGGTATTCGATCATTTAATTCAACTAGCAATATGATTAAAGAAAATACTGTTAATGGGAATATTAATCAAGAAGGTATTCATTTAATTCTGTCAAATAACGACATGATTACAGATAATATAATTAATGTAAACGATTTTATTGGCATCCTTATAGAGGATTCATCTAATATAAAAATAAAAAGAAACACTGCTAATAATAATGGTGAGTTTGGTATTGTATTATTCGAATCGAATGACAGCCTGGTATATAGAAATATCGCCAACAATAATGGTGATGGCATTGGTGATGGCAATGGCATCACTATTAACGAATCAAACAGGAATGCGATTATAAAAAACAGCACAAACTTAAATAGCATTGTTGGTATTGATTTAGAGGATGGCTCTATTGATAATGATGTTTTCTTTAACAAGGCTTTCAGCAATGGAATGTTTGATATCATAGATGAAGACGGCAACAACCATAAAGGGAACGAATGTAACACAAGTAACCCTCCCGGTCTTTGTAATTAG
- a CDS encoding right-handed parallel beta-helix repeat-containing protein → MLINGNNNVIIECSTLMNQSEGIVISSGQNNCVIKCESNNNNNDGFFINSSPNTIFGNISIQSKNRGILVMAFTSNNNIVKNLICNNSRSGIEIEGFAVVNVIDSNIVSINGTDMTDAGILVQDIAIDNTIRFNKATNNVDFDIEAELGAEPPKILSTATNVEIVTRLDCVPKQTLGVSTRRVLICF, encoded by the coding sequence ATGTTGATAAATGGAAACAACAACGTAATTATCGAGTGTTCTACCTTGATGAATCAGAGTGAAGGAATTGTTATCTCTTCTGGACAAAATAACTGTGTAATAAAATGTGAAAGTAATAATAATAACAATGATGGGTTCTTTATTAATAGTTCACCTAATACAATATTCGGAAACATTTCTATTCAAAGTAAAAACAGAGGTATTCTAGTTATGGCTTTTACCAGTAATAATAATATTGTTAAGAATTTAATTTGTAATAACAGTAGAAGTGGAATTGAAATTGAAGGTTTTGCTGTTGTAAACGTCATCGATTCCAATATCGTAAGCATCAACGGTACAGATATGACAGATGCTGGTATCCTCGTTCAAGATATCGCAATCGACAACACTATCCGCTTTAACAAAGCGACAAATAACGTCGATTTTGATATCGAAGCTGAACTAGGTGCAGAACCACCAAAAATACTTTCGACGGCAACCAATGTGGAAATAGTGACCCGCCTGGACTGTGTACCTAAACAAACACTGGGTGTGTCAACTCGACGCGTACTCATTTGTTTCTAA
- a CDS encoding NosD domain-containing protein, producing the protein MVQDSNPKGFQAILIMSTLLFLLGLTVLISIIHSKKTIVVPDDVMTIQGAVHVANHGDTILVKAEGGPYEENIEVNNKNIRLVGIGKEKVILSGSMIGGKGIVMNTSSMVLKNFNIQSFSTGIELNSGKDNIIIHNAMNNEESDIIFINSSDNIIKNNRTERANVSIILLESNDNIIHQNTLNTHTQVGMFIDESDSNLVIKNKLNDIGEIGLVLNFDTSDNKIIANTIIGSGIFDIADFGVNNIFNNNKCNLSNPPGLCNETK; encoded by the coding sequence ATGGTGCAGGATTCAAATCCTAAAGGTTTTCAAGCTATCCTTATTATGTCAACACTCCTTTTTTTACTTGGCTTAACTGTACTAATTAGTATCATTCATAGTAAAAAAACAATTGTAGTGCCTGATGACGTTATGACGATTCAAGGTGCTGTTCATGTAGCCAACCATGGTGACACGATTTTAGTTAAGGCTGAAGGTGGCCCTTATGAAGAAAATATTGAAGTGAATAACAAAAACATTAGACTAGTCGGTATTGGAAAAGAAAAAGTGATACTAAGTGGATCCATGATTGGTGGAAAAGGAATCGTCATGAATACATCTAGTATGGTATTGAAAAATTTTAACATCCAATCTTTTTCAACCGGAATAGAATTGAATTCAGGAAAAGATAACATTATCATTCACAATGCAATGAATAACGAAGAATCCGATATTATTTTCATTAATTCCTCAGACAACATTATAAAAAATAACAGGACTGAACGCGCCAACGTAAGCATTATATTATTAGAATCAAACGATAACATCATTCATCAAAACACCTTAAACACTCATACTCAAGTCGGCATGTTTATCGATGAATCCGATAGCAATCTCGTTATAAAAAACAAGCTAAATGATATTGGTGAAATCGGTCTTGTTCTTAATTTTGATACTAGTGACAATAAAATTATTGCCAATACTATAATTGGTAGTGGGATCTTCGACATTGCTGATTTTGGTGTCAACAATATTTTCAATAATAATAAATGCAATTTGAGCAATCCACCTGGCCTTTGCAATGAGACAAAGTGA
- a CDS encoding DUF6359 domain-containing protein, whose amino-acid sequence MTKHMKKLLTVVTVMTLLVSYIVPLNAVTQASTIISVQEAIENNAGTATVKGYIVGYTNSGPSYDQEAPFGGDTNIAIADSADETDPSKILPVQLPSSPSELRAKFGLKANPDNIGKAVVITGNLQAYFGTPGLKSPTSVIFDGEEPSEPPVEEPFEGVEGLKIHDIQGEGHNSPYVDQNVAEVPGIVTHVVDSNNFYMQEQTPDDNPNTSEGILVYKPSHGVVSGDVVTVNGLVKEWILDGYSDRFDTDLAMTEINAKTVTKVSSGNPLPAAIVIGEDVIPPTEIIDNDAFGVFDPEEDGIDFYESLEGMLVSLESPSVTGPQKYGEIPVILEQVEGKAYTKEGAPLLTADNQNPEKMLLLLDDRDFVVKAGDTFDGTVTGVVSYTYTNYKILVDSSSLPSIQERPFTDDVTTIEKDDEKLTVVSYNIENFDADDTDKRDKIANSIVSNLNSPDIIGVVEMQDDSGQTDDGVVTAEGNYKALSDAIASFGGPTYAWTEIAPEDKVDGGAPGGNIRVGFLYNTERVELSEGTPGDATTAVGYENGSLTFNPGRVDPTNSAFDSSRKPLAAQFTFNGEDVIVVANHFNSKRGDQGLFGKNQPPTLGSVPKRQEIAQIINDFTADILAKNENANVVILGDLNDFEFSDSLQTLKGNVLTNLVEMLPQEERYTYTYQGNAQVLDHILVSNNLAANAEIDIININSPYMEEHGRASDHDPLLAQLDLSQTVQPEGPFNLSIMHTNDTHANVEMYPQLITAVEEQRAANENSLLLDAGDVFSGTLYFLE is encoded by the coding sequence TTGACAAAGCATATGAAAAAGCTTTTAACGGTTGTAACGGTTATGACGTTACTCGTAAGCTATATTGTGCCATTAAATGCAGTAACTCAAGCCTCAACAATTATTTCTGTTCAAGAGGCCATTGAGAACAATGCAGGTACAGCGACTGTTAAAGGATATATTGTTGGGTATACAAATAGTGGCCCAAGTTATGACCAAGAGGCACCTTTTGGAGGTGACACAAACATTGCCATCGCAGATAGTGCGGATGAAACGGACCCTAGTAAAATTTTACCAGTGCAACTACCGTCTTCTCCAAGCGAACTTCGTGCAAAGTTTGGCTTAAAAGCAAACCCTGACAATATTGGTAAAGCTGTTGTAATTACGGGAAATCTTCAAGCTTATTTTGGAACTCCTGGATTAAAGAGCCCAACCTCTGTAATTTTTGATGGGGAAGAGCCTTCAGAACCACCGGTTGAAGAGCCATTTGAAGGTGTAGAAGGATTAAAAATTCATGACATTCAAGGTGAAGGCCATAATTCACCGTATGTTGATCAAAATGTAGCAGAAGTACCAGGAATTGTTACTCATGTAGTTGACAGTAATAATTTCTATATGCAAGAACAGACTCCAGATGACAATCCTAACACTTCAGAAGGAATTCTTGTTTACAAGCCTAGTCATGGAGTAGTTAGTGGAGATGTTGTAACGGTTAATGGATTAGTAAAAGAATGGATTCTAGATGGATACTCTGATCGTTTTGATACAGACTTAGCAATGACAGAAATTAATGCTAAAACGGTTACGAAAGTTTCTAGTGGAAATCCATTACCTGCTGCCATTGTCATTGGAGAGGACGTTATTCCTCCAACTGAAATCATTGATAATGATGCATTTGGTGTATTTGATCCCGAAGAAGATGGAATTGACTTCTATGAAAGTTTAGAAGGAATGCTAGTTTCTTTAGAAAGTCCTTCAGTTACAGGGCCACAAAAATATGGTGAAATTCCTGTAATTCTTGAGCAAGTTGAAGGGAAGGCTTATACAAAAGAAGGCGCTCCTTTACTGACAGCAGATAATCAAAACCCTGAAAAAATGCTCCTTTTACTAGATGATCGTGATTTTGTTGTAAAGGCAGGAGATACGTTCGACGGTACTGTTACAGGAGTTGTTAGTTACACATATACAAACTATAAAATTTTAGTGGATTCTTCTTCACTACCTTCAATTCAGGAACGTCCATTTACGGATGACGTGACAACGATTGAAAAGGACGATGAAAAGCTAACGGTTGTTAGCTATAATATTGAGAACTTTGATGCAGATGATACAGACAAACGCGATAAAATTGCGAATTCCATTGTTTCTAACTTAAACTCTCCAGATATCATTGGAGTAGTGGAGATGCAAGATGATAGCGGTCAAACAGATGACGGCGTTGTAACAGCGGAAGGTAACTATAAAGCCTTAAGTGACGCAATCGCTAGCTTCGGTGGGCCAACTTACGCTTGGACTGAAATTGCTCCTGAAGATAAAGTAGATGGGGGAGCACCGGGTGGAAACATTCGTGTAGGTTTCCTTTACAATACGGAAAGAGTAGAGTTATCTGAAGGTACACCAGGTGATGCTACAACAGCTGTTGGATATGAAAATGGATCGTTAACATTCAACCCAGGTAGAGTGGATCCAACTAACTCAGCTTTTGATTCTAGCCGTAAGCCATTAGCTGCACAGTTTACGTTTAATGGTGAAGATGTAATCGTAGTTGCGAACCACTTTAATTCTAAAAGAGGAGATCAAGGTCTTTTCGGTAAAAACCAACCTCCTACTTTAGGAAGTGTTCCAAAACGTCAAGAAATCGCTCAAATCATCAATGATTTTACAGCAGATATTCTTGCAAAAAATGAAAATGCTAATGTAGTAATTTTAGGAGATTTAAATGACTTTGAATTTTCTGATTCACTACAAACATTAAAAGGAAACGTATTAACAAATTTAGTTGAAATGCTTCCTCAAGAAGAAAGATACACTTACACGTATCAAGGAAATGCTCAAGTTCTTGATCATATCCTAGTGTCTAATAATCTTGCTGCAAATGCAGAAATTGATATTATTAATATTAACTCTCCGTATATGGAGGAGCACGGTCGTGCAAGTGACCATGATCCATTACTTGCTCAATTAGATTTATCACAAACAGTGCAACCAGAAGGACCGTTTAATCTTTCAATCATGCACACAAATGATACACATGCAAATGTTGAAATGTATCCTCAATTGATCACTGCAGTTGAAGAACAACGTGCAGCAAATGAAAACTCATTATTACTAGATGCAGGCGATGTATTCTCTGGAACATTATATTTCCTTGAA
- a CDS encoding 5'-nucleotidase C-terminal domain-containing protein, whose translation GLTTEETANLSSPSEDIVFEDMIESATEAIAKFEDAGIDKVIALSHLGNTSDIELAEAVDGIDVIVGGHSHTLLEEAVKVEKDEPTLIVQAGDNLKYLGLLDVTFDENGVISDFNRQVLTVSDYEKNAEAEAKVAEYKEPLEEIRNTVVGNTEVELNGLRDDVRSKETNLGNLITDAMVAKANDVGVNTHIAIQNGGGIRASIDEGDITLGEVLTVMPFGNQLVTLDLTGQELWDALEHGVSGVESGEGRFLQVSGIEFKYDVNKPVGERVWSVEVKTDNGFETLELDKTYTVATNAFTADGGDGFEVLKQAKDDGRMNDLFIVDWELFQEYLGANNPVAPTVEGRIIEEVQTEEPTEPTEPTITGWVKVKGDWYFYNENGEMETGWINDGGEWYFLASDGAMQTGWIKDNGDWYYLGKNGVMQTGWVKYRGDWYFLANDGTMQTGWVKDHGEWHYLANDGALVTGNRNNSYRWNKPVRNHGTHFGWSQPRGYGYYSSLNNYSFSLWYY comes from the coding sequence CGGTTTAACAACAGAAGAGACAGCAAACCTTTCAAGCCCAAGTGAGGATATCGTATTTGAAGATATGATTGAATCTGCAACAGAAGCGATTGCTAAGTTTGAGGATGCAGGCATCGATAAGGTTATTGCGCTATCTCACTTAGGAAATACGTCTGATATCGAGTTAGCAGAAGCTGTCGATGGAATTGATGTCATCGTAGGTGGACACTCTCATACACTTCTAGAAGAAGCTGTTAAAGTAGAGAAGGACGAGCCAACATTAATCGTTCAAGCTGGTGACAACCTGAAATATTTAGGTTTACTAGATGTAACTTTCGATGAGAATGGTGTTATCTCTGACTTTAACCGTCAAGTTTTAACGGTAAGTGATTATGAGAAAAATGCAGAAGCAGAAGCGAAAGTGGCAGAATACAAAGAACCACTTGAAGAAATTCGTAACACAGTAGTAGGAAACACAGAAGTTGAATTAAACGGTTTACGTGATGATGTTCGTTCGAAAGAAACGAACCTTGGAAACTTGATCACAGACGCGATGGTAGCAAAAGCAAATGATGTAGGAGTGAACACTCATATTGCGATTCAAAACGGTGGCGGAATCCGCGCATCGATTGATGAAGGTGACATCACATTAGGTGAAGTGCTAACGGTTATGCCGTTTGGAAACCAACTTGTAACACTTGATTTAACAGGTCAAGAATTATGGGATGCATTAGAACACGGTGTAAGTGGAGTTGAATCAGGAGAAGGAAGATTCCTTCAAGTTTCAGGTATTGAATTTAAGTACGACGTAAACAAGCCAGTAGGTGAAAGAGTATGGTCTGTTGAAGTGAAAACAGATAATGGCTTTGAAACTCTTGAGCTTGATAAGACGTACACAGTAGCTACAAATGCCTTCACAGCAGACGGTGGAGACGGATTTGAAGTACTGAAGCAAGCAAAAGATGATGGACGTATGAATGATCTATTCATCGTTGACTGGGAATTATTCCAGGAGTATTTAGGTGCGAATAACCCTGTCGCTCCAACAGTCGAAGGTAGAATTATTGAAGAAGTACAAACAGAAGAACCAACAGAGCCAACAGAACCAACTATAACTGGCTGGGTTAAAGTAAAAGGCGATTGGTACTTCTATAATGAGAATGGTGAAATGGAAACAGGCTGGATTAATGACGGCGGAGAATGGTACTTCCTAGCTAGCGATGGTGCAATGCAAACAGGTTGGATCAAAGATAATGGTGATTGGTATTATCTTGGAAAAAATGGTGTTATGCAAACAGGCTGGGTGAAATACAGAGGAGATTGGTATTTCCTAGCGAATGATGGGACAATGCAAACAGGCTGGGTAAAGGATCATGGAGAATGGCATTACTTGGCGAATGATGGTGCATTAGTCACTGGTAATAGAAATAACTCTTACAGATGGAACAAACCAGTAAGAAATCATGGAACGCATTTTGGTTGGTCTCAACCTAGAGGGTATGGATACTATTCATCCTTAAATAATTATTCTTTCAGTTTATGGTATTATTAA